One Nitrospina watsonii DNA segment encodes these proteins:
- a CDS encoding peptidylprolyl isomerase: MKHWKPYIKSISLAALLLLSGWVPFANAEVLDRVVAKVNNEIITLSALEERARVDLARFQSMGVENIPTLEEVRSRALDQMIDEILLVDVASKVGLIVEESQMQDALDDVRQRGNLSEKQLEEMLKQEGRSLEEYKKRIREQILMSKVINLEVRSRIKVSDKEIAEFYDEHRKEFWTTAQVRARHILFIMDQSLDSDQIATKERKAREALAKIRNGADFAEVAQEFSEDVTASNGGDLGVLEKGKMIPEFEKAAFALKNGEVSSIVRSPYGLHIIKVDEVLPGAPIPMEDVENQIIAQLKQQSFRTYFEEYIEDLHARSFIEKKLGPVEPEQKTQTVAVETPQTMAVNEVESIQEKPQAEILPPFEIGKKMDSPKPAPVADEYEPLEKKLKYYKNLRDMNLISEQEYNQHKKSLLDNL, from the coding sequence ATGAAGCATTGGAAACCGTACATTAAATCGATCTCGTTGGCGGCTCTATTGCTGTTGAGCGGATGGGTGCCGTTCGCCAACGCGGAGGTGCTGGACCGCGTGGTGGCCAAGGTCAACAACGAGATCATCACCCTGAGCGCCCTGGAAGAACGGGCACGGGTGGACCTGGCGCGGTTTCAGAGTATGGGTGTCGAAAATATTCCCACCTTGGAAGAAGTGCGCTCGCGGGCGTTGGATCAGATGATCGATGAAATCCTGCTGGTGGATGTGGCGTCAAAGGTGGGCTTGATTGTTGAAGAGTCGCAGATGCAGGATGCTCTGGATGACGTTCGGCAACGCGGCAACCTGTCGGAAAAACAACTGGAAGAAATGCTGAAACAGGAGGGGCGCTCTCTGGAGGAGTACAAGAAGCGCATCCGCGAACAGATTCTGATGAGCAAGGTGATCAACCTGGAAGTGCGCTCCCGCATCAAGGTGTCGGACAAGGAGATCGCGGAGTTTTACGATGAGCACCGCAAAGAATTCTGGACCACGGCGCAGGTGCGGGCACGCCATATCCTGTTCATCATGGATCAGTCGTTGGATTCGGACCAGATTGCGACGAAAGAACGGAAAGCCCGCGAAGCATTGGCCAAAATCCGCAACGGCGCGGACTTTGCGGAAGTCGCGCAGGAGTTTTCCGAAGACGTCACGGCCAGCAACGGCGGTGATCTGGGGGTTCTCGAAAAAGGCAAGATGATCCCCGAGTTCGAGAAAGCTGCCTTCGCCCTGAAAAACGGCGAGGTCAGCAGCATCGTCCGCTCCCCCTATGGTCTGCACATCATCAAAGTCGATGAGGTGCTCCCCGGCGCGCCCATTCCTATGGAGGACGTGGAAAACCAGATCATCGCGCAATTGAAGCAGCAAAGCTTCCGCACGTATTTTGAAGAATACATCGAGGACCTGCACGCCCGCTCGTTCATCGAAAAAAAGCTGGGCCCGGTGGAGCCGGAACAAAAGACACAAACCGTGGCCGTCGAAACTCCGCAGACGATGGCCGTGAACGAGGTCGAATCCATTCAGGAGAAACCGCAGGCGGAGATTCTGCCGCCGTTTGAAATAGGCAAAAAGATGGACTCACCGAAGCCGGCTCCCGTTGCAGATGAGTACGAACCTTTAGAAAAGAAGTTGAAATATTATAAGAATTTGAGAGACATGAACCTCATCAGCGAGCAGGAATACAACCAGCATAAGAAATCCCTGTTGGATAACTTGTAA
- a CDS encoding pyridoxine 5'-phosphate synthase codes for MIRLFVNVDHVATLREARKTVEPDPLKAAHLAEQAGAHGITVHLREDRRHIQDADVFRIQQGIRTPLNLEMAAVEEMVRIAETVLPYQVSLVPEKRQEITTEGGLDVISKKEYLTTTRARLAALHIRFSLFVDPDPKQVDAARDIGADSIEINTGLYTELTDPAPLERELKKIQAAARHARSLGLRVFAGHGLNNENVVAIAAIPEIEELNIGHNLVARSVYCGMEQAVRSMIASIQKGEALRTVSA; via the coding sequence ATGATCCGACTGTTTGTGAACGTGGACCACGTCGCCACCCTGCGCGAGGCCCGCAAGACGGTGGAACCCGATCCGTTGAAAGCCGCGCATCTGGCCGAGCAGGCCGGGGCGCATGGCATCACCGTCCACCTGCGCGAGGACCGGCGGCACATTCAGGACGCCGATGTGTTCCGCATCCAGCAGGGCATCCGCACTCCGCTCAACCTGGAGATGGCGGCGGTGGAGGAGATGGTCCGCATTGCTGAAACGGTGTTGCCGTACCAGGTATCGCTGGTGCCGGAAAAGCGGCAGGAGATCACCACCGAAGGCGGGCTGGACGTGATCTCTAAAAAAGAATACCTGACCACAACACGCGCCCGCCTGGCTGCCCTGCACATCCGCTTCAGTTTGTTTGTGGACCCCGATCCCAAACAGGTGGATGCGGCGCGGGACATCGGCGCCGACAGCATCGAGATCAATACCGGGCTGTACACGGAACTAACCGATCCCGCTCCGCTGGAACGGGAGTTGAAAAAGATCCAGGCCGCCGCCCGTCATGCCCGCAGTCTCGGTTTGCGCGTGTTCGCCGGGCACGGGCTGAACAACGAGAACGTGGTGGCCATCGCCGCCATTCCCGAGATTGAGGAACTCAACATCGGCCACAACCTGGTGGCGCGGTCGGTGTACTGCGGCATGGAGCAGGCCGTACGTAGCATGATCGCCAGCATTCAAAAAGGAGAGGCGTTGCGTACAGTTTCCGCATGA
- the ftsH gene encoding ATP-dependent zinc metalloprotease FtsH gives MNQFYKNLALWLVIGIILIALFNIFNQPIAPQSEIVFSEFMNKVENGQVAEVVMQGDHITGKYTDGQTFQTYAPSKDPDLIKELRNKDVRMVVKPPEQTSWYMNVLISWFPMILLLGIWIFFMRQMQSGGGKALSFGKSKARLMNEAKTKTTFKDVSGCDEAKEELHEIIEFLKEPQKFSKLGGKIPKGVLLVGPPGTGKTLLARAIAGEANVPFFSISGSDFVEMFVGVGASRVRDLFEQGKKNSPCIIFIDEIDAVGRHRGAGLGGGHDEREQTLNQLLVEMDGFENNEGVILIAATNRPDVLDPALLRPGRFDRQVVVGRPDIKGREGILKVHTAKVPLSEDVDLKVVARGTPGFTGADLANLVNEAALLAAREEKKVVTMEDFENAKDKVMMGVERRSMVITEKEKKTTAYHEAGHALVAFLLPGTDPLHKVTIIPRGRALGVTMQLPEDEKHTYPKEYLIHRLAIMMGGRVAEEVCLGEITTGAGNDIEVATETARKMVCEWGMSEKMGPLTYGTKEEQVFLGKDFSSQKNFSDETAKLIDLEVKALVMGGYNRAKELLTENRDALERLALALLERETLDLVEIRAIIDNRPIDSDQDDQEPTLPADLKTDADKKGKKLKGLGDEGLIGGGGVPDPSPA, from the coding sequence TTGAACCAATTTTATAAAAATTTAGCGTTGTGGCTGGTTATCGGAATCATCCTGATAGCTCTGTTCAATATTTTCAACCAACCCATTGCCCCCCAATCCGAGATCGTTTTCAGTGAGTTCATGAACAAGGTCGAAAACGGGCAGGTGGCGGAAGTGGTCATGCAGGGCGATCACATCACCGGCAAGTACACCGACGGCCAGACCTTCCAGACCTACGCACCTTCGAAAGACCCGGATCTCATCAAAGAATTGCGTAATAAAGACGTACGCATGGTGGTCAAGCCACCGGAGCAGACGAGCTGGTACATGAACGTTCTGATCTCGTGGTTCCCGATGATCCTGCTCCTCGGTATCTGGATTTTCTTCATGCGCCAGATGCAGTCGGGTGGCGGCAAAGCGTTGTCCTTCGGCAAGAGCAAGGCGCGCCTGATGAACGAGGCGAAGACCAAGACCACCTTCAAGGACGTCTCGGGGTGTGATGAGGCCAAGGAAGAGCTCCACGAAATCATCGAGTTTTTGAAGGAACCGCAGAAGTTCAGCAAGCTGGGCGGCAAGATTCCCAAAGGCGTGCTGCTGGTCGGCCCTCCGGGCACCGGCAAAACGTTGCTGGCCCGCGCCATTGCCGGGGAAGCCAACGTGCCGTTCTTCAGCATCAGCGGTTCGGACTTCGTCGAGATGTTTGTCGGCGTTGGCGCGTCCCGCGTCCGCGACCTGTTTGAGCAGGGCAAGAAGAACAGCCCCTGCATCATCTTCATCGACGAGATCGATGCCGTCGGTCGTCACCGTGGCGCCGGTCTCGGTGGTGGGCATGACGAACGCGAGCAGACGCTCAACCAGTTGCTGGTCGAGATGGACGGTTTCGAAAACAACGAAGGTGTCATCCTGATCGCCGCGACCAACCGTCCCGACGTTCTCGATCCCGCGTTGTTGCGGCCGGGCCGGTTCGACCGCCAGGTGGTGGTGGGCCGTCCGGACATCAAGGGCCGCGAAGGCATCCTGAAAGTACACACCGCCAAAGTGCCGCTGTCGGAGGACGTGGACCTGAAAGTGGTGGCGCGCGGCACGCCGGGGTTCACCGGGGCGGATCTTGCCAACCTGGTCAACGAAGCGGCGTTGCTGGCGGCACGCGAAGAGAAAAAGGTTGTCACCATGGAGGATTTCGAAAACGCCAAAGACAAGGTCATGATGGGTGTCGAGCGGCGCAGCATGGTGATCACCGAGAAGGAAAAGAAAACCACCGCCTATCACGAAGCCGGACATGCGTTGGTGGCGTTCCTGCTGCCGGGGACCGATCCCCTGCACAAGGTGACCATCATCCCGCGCGGCCGCGCTCTGGGCGTCACCATGCAGTTGCCGGAGGACGAGAAACACACGTATCCGAAGGAGTACCTCATCCATCGCCTCGCCATCATGATGGGCGGACGCGTGGCCGAGGAAGTGTGCCTGGGTGAAATCACCACCGGCGCCGGCAACGACATCGAAGTCGCCACCGAAACCGCGCGCAAGATGGTTTGCGAGTGGGGCATGAGCGAAAAGATGGGTCCGTTGACCTACGGCACCAAGGAAGAGCAGGTGTTCCTCGGCAAGGACTTCTCCTCGCAGAAAAATTTCAGCGACGAGACGGCCAAGCTGATCGACCTCGAAGTCAAGGCGCTGGTCATGGGCGGCTACAACCGCGCCAAGGAATTGCTCACGGAAAATCGTGATGCGCTCGAACGCTTGGCGCTGGCGCTGCTCGAACGGGAGACGCTGGACCTCGTGGAGATCAGAGCCATCATTGACAACCGCCCGATTGATTCGGATCAGGACGATCAGGAGCCGACGTTGCCCGCGGACCTCAAGACGGATGCCGATAAAAAAGGTAAAAAGCTGAAGGGGCTGGGGGATGAAGGGCTGATAGGAGGAGGCGGTGTTCCTGACCCGTCCCCTGCCTGA
- the secG gene encoding preprotein translocase subunit SecG has translation MHTFVTVLHIAAAVFLILVVLLQSGKGAAMGAVFGSGSSQTMFGSSGAGNFLTKLTTAAAVIFMLTSLSLATVLVDRKQDSVINEMEETTTTIPTNKPAQDESSK, from the coding sequence TTGCATACGTTTGTCACCGTTTTACACATCGCAGCGGCAGTTTTTCTGATTCTTGTTGTCCTGCTTCAATCGGGCAAGGGCGCGGCCATGGGCGCCGTGTTTGGATCCGGTTCCAGCCAGACCATGTTCGGCAGCAGTGGCGCGGGGAATTTCCTCACCAAGCTCACCACCGCCGCCGCCGTCATTTTCATGCTCACGTCTCTCAGCCTGGCCACGGTTCTGGTGGACCGGAAGCAGGATTCCGTGATCAATGAAATGGAAGAGACCACAACCACCATCCCGACCAACAAGCCGGCCCAGGACGAATCCAGCAAATAA
- a CDS encoding NAD(P)/FAD-dependent oxidoreductase produces the protein MSRFDLTVLGAGSAGVAATRQAVEAGARVCLVEMDAVGGHYLNRGLFPVRTLLADPEFGKARPVEWEGVRSRFHEIARNASEALRQDLEASGVTLLAGKGIYSGSGSLSVETDDGKQEVQSEQLVLAMGSAAESIVTVPFDDECVVPLDRFLDLKALPETLLILGDGVMAIETALFFNRLGVKVFLCNEHQRLIADRDPELIDAVEKSLKQAKIKTLFNKKIASILKKPEGIDITLDGGIKFAVQTILVGYRRVGHTAGSVDAGLGIEMGDRHEVWVNERMQTSLKNLYAVGSVTGHERSLERSQEEGRVAAANALGKEKALDPDTVPFRLHTQPPLAAVGCKVEDAHHKGFLRPVEGRYDGVLLNGSGPDAEAGGFCKLVADRESRKVIGAQILGQGASEMLTMVMMAIQRGMTVKTLAQLSPGFGDASQGVLEAARACLRKLTASP, from the coding sequence ATGAGTCGGTTTGACCTGACCGTATTGGGAGCCGGCAGCGCCGGTGTGGCGGCCACCCGCCAGGCTGTCGAAGCCGGGGCGAGGGTGTGCCTGGTGGAGATGGATGCCGTGGGCGGCCATTACCTCAACCGCGGCCTGTTTCCGGTGCGAACGTTGCTGGCGGACCCGGAGTTCGGCAAGGCCCGACCTGTGGAATGGGAGGGGGTGCGATCGCGTTTTCATGAGATTGCGCGCAACGCATCCGAGGCCTTGCGGCAGGATCTGGAAGCGAGCGGCGTGACCCTCCTCGCAGGTAAAGGCATTTATTCCGGCAGCGGCAGTTTGAGTGTGGAAACCGACGATGGCAAGCAGGAGGTCCAGTCGGAGCAACTGGTTCTGGCGATGGGATCGGCGGCGGAGTCGATTGTGACGGTGCCGTTCGATGATGAATGTGTTGTGCCGCTAGACCGCTTCCTCGATCTCAAGGCATTGCCCGAAACCCTGCTGATCCTGGGCGACGGCGTGATGGCCATCGAGACCGCGCTGTTTTTCAATCGGCTGGGCGTGAAGGTGTTTCTCTGTAACGAACATCAACGGCTGATCGCTGATCGCGACCCGGAGTTGATCGATGCCGTCGAAAAGAGTTTGAAGCAGGCCAAAATCAAAACCCTGTTCAACAAAAAGATCGCGTCGATTCTCAAGAAGCCGGAGGGCATCGATATCACGTTGGACGGCGGCATCAAGTTTGCCGTGCAGACCATTCTCGTCGGGTACCGGCGCGTGGGCCACACAGCGGGTTCGGTGGATGCGGGGCTGGGCATCGAGATGGGAGACCGGCACGAAGTGTGGGTCAATGAACGGATGCAGACCTCGCTCAAAAACCTGTATGCTGTGGGCAGCGTCACCGGCCACGAGCGGTCTTTGGAGCGGTCGCAGGAAGAGGGAAGGGTGGCCGCGGCCAACGCCCTGGGTAAAGAAAAAGCGCTGGACCCGGATACCGTTCCCTTTCGGCTGCATACCCAGCCACCGCTGGCGGCGGTGGGGTGCAAAGTGGAAGACGCGCATCACAAGGGGTTTTTGCGTCCGGTGGAAGGCCGTTACGATGGCGTGCTGTTGAACGGTTCCGGACCCGATGCCGAGGCCGGTGGATTCTGCAAACTGGTGGCCGATCGGGAAAGCCGCAAGGTGATCGGTGCGCAAATCCTGGGGCAGGGTGCGTCGGAGATGTTGACGATGGTGATGATGGCCATTCAGCGAGGCATGACCGTGAAGACGCTGGCCCAGCTTTCACCCGGTTTTGGGGATGCCTCCCAGGGGGTTTTGGAAGCGGCGCGGGCCTGCCTTCGCAAGTTGACTGCAAGTCCATAA
- the gap gene encoding type I glyceraldehyde-3-phosphate dehydrogenase: protein MATKVGINGFGRIGRNVLKCILNDKECGEMVDVVAINDLTDAATLAHLYKYDSVQGVTQGEVKAEGDSLVIGGKEIKVLSCKSPADLPWKDLGVDVVIESTGIFTKRDAAAQHLKAGAKKVIISAPATDPDVTVVLGVNEGKYDPKQHAIVSNASCTTNCLAPVVKVLHETLKIKKGLMTTIHSYTNDQRILDLPHKDLRRARAANLSMIPTTTGAAKAVCLVMPEMEGRLDGMAIRVPTPNVSLVDFVADVETDTSTEEVNALFREVAQNELKGILRVEEQPLVSIDFNGAEDSSIIDGPSTKVIEKNMVKVLSWYDNEWGYSSRTKDILKYMIKKGL, encoded by the coding sequence ATGGCCACAAAAGTGGGAATCAACGGTTTCGGGCGCATTGGCCGGAATGTCTTGAAATGCATTTTGAATGACAAGGAATGTGGTGAGATGGTGGACGTCGTGGCCATCAATGACCTCACGGATGCGGCCACGCTGGCCCATTTGTACAAATACGATTCCGTTCAGGGTGTGACCCAGGGCGAAGTGAAGGCGGAAGGGGACAGCCTTGTCATTGGCGGGAAAGAAATCAAGGTTCTGTCCTGCAAGAGCCCGGCGGACCTGCCGTGGAAGGACCTGGGTGTTGATGTGGTGATCGAGTCCACCGGCATTTTCACCAAGCGCGATGCGGCGGCGCAGCACCTGAAGGCCGGAGCGAAGAAAGTCATCATCTCCGCGCCTGCCACCGATCCGGATGTGACCGTGGTGCTGGGCGTCAATGAAGGCAAGTACGATCCGAAACAGCACGCCATCGTGTCCAATGCCTCCTGCACCACCAACTGCCTGGCCCCGGTGGTCAAGGTGCTGCATGAAACGCTGAAAATCAAAAAAGGGTTGATGACCACCATCCATTCCTACACCAACGACCAGCGCATCCTCGACCTGCCGCATAAGGATCTGCGCCGGGCGCGGGCCGCCAACCTGTCGATGATCCCCACCACCACCGGTGCGGCGAAAGCGGTGTGCCTGGTGATGCCGGAAATGGAAGGCCGCCTCGACGGCATGGCTATCCGCGTGCCGACGCCGAACGTGTCTTTGGTGGATTTTGTGGCGGACGTGGAGACCGACACTTCGACGGAAGAAGTCAATGCCCTGTTCCGCGAAGTCGCGCAAAACGAACTCAAGGGCATTTTGCGGGTGGAAGAACAGCCGCTGGTTTCCATCGATTTCAACGGCGCCGAAGACTCGTCGATCATTGACGGTCCTTCGACGAAAGTGATCGAAAAAAATATGGTCAAAGTGTTGTCGTGGTACGACAACGAGTGGGGGTATTCCTCGCGCACCAAGGATATTTTGAAATACATGATTAAAAAGGGACTTTAA
- a CDS encoding QcrA and Rieske domain-containing protein produces the protein MASLGLSSVYFLRLLFPRVLFEPSPKFKAGNVGDYTVGEVSTKWVKDQRVWIVREEQRLYAILARCTHLGCTPLWLRSEGKYKCPCHGSGFTMDGINFEGPAPRPLERMKVSIAPDGQIVVDKSKVFLFEKGEWDQPGAFLRT, from the coding sequence ATGGCCTCTTTGGGATTGTCGTCCGTTTACTTTCTGCGCTTACTGTTTCCGCGGGTTTTGTTCGAGCCGTCGCCGAAGTTCAAGGCCGGCAATGTCGGCGATTACACTGTGGGTGAGGTCAGCACCAAGTGGGTCAAGGACCAGCGTGTGTGGATTGTTCGCGAGGAGCAGCGTCTTTATGCGATTCTGGCCCGCTGCACGCATCTTGGTTGCACGCCGCTCTGGTTGCGGTCTGAGGGCAAGTACAAGTGTCCCTGCCACGGCAGCGGATTCACCATGGATGGGATCAACTTTGAGGGCCCGGCTCCCCGGCCGCTGGAGCGGATGAAAGTGAGTATCGCGCCGGACGGCCAGATTGTGGTTGATAAGAGCAAGGTGTTTTTGTTTGAAAAAGGTGAGTGGGATCAGCCCGGAGCCTTCCTGAGGACCTAA
- the tpiA gene encoding triose-phosphate isomerase — MRKTLIVGNWKMNKTISQAEELLQRLLQRIDSRCPAEVVVAPPFTILAAARAQLCDTVIGLAAQNVAAEDMGAFTGEVSAPMLIEAGCGWVIIGHSERRHQFGEPDALINRKVKNALEHGLKVILCVGETDAERDAEQTEHVVHLQLTEGLNGVTPAAAAHVVVAYEPVWAIGTGQTATPAQAQEVHGLIRRWIGELYGPDTAQAMRVLYGGSVTPDNSHSLLGQPDIDGALVGGASLDVDLFCAIIGSAE, encoded by the coding sequence ATGCGAAAAACCCTGATCGTCGGCAACTGGAAAATGAACAAGACCATTTCTCAGGCCGAGGAATTGTTGCAGCGTCTGCTTCAACGCATCGATTCCCGATGCCCGGCGGAGGTGGTGGTGGCGCCTCCGTTCACGATACTGGCAGCGGCGCGGGCGCAGCTCTGCGACACGGTCATCGGGCTGGCGGCGCAAAACGTGGCGGCGGAAGACATGGGAGCCTTCACCGGCGAAGTCTCCGCACCGATGCTGATCGAGGCCGGCTGCGGCTGGGTGATCATCGGTCATTCCGAAAGGCGTCATCAATTCGGAGAGCCCGACGCCCTCATCAACCGCAAAGTCAAAAACGCGCTGGAGCATGGCCTGAAAGTGATTCTCTGTGTGGGCGAAACCGATGCCGAGCGGGACGCCGAGCAGACCGAGCATGTGGTGCATCTCCAGTTGACGGAAGGACTGAACGGGGTGACGCCCGCAGCCGCCGCCCATGTGGTGGTGGCCTACGAACCGGTGTGGGCCATCGGTACCGGGCAGACGGCCACACCCGCGCAGGCGCAGGAAGTTCATGGCCTGATCCGGCGATGGATCGGGGAGTTGTACGGCCCGGACACCGCACAGGCGATGCGCGTGTTGTACGGCGGCAGTGTGACCCCGGACAACAGCCATAGCCTTCTGGGGCAACCGGATATCGACGGCGCTTTGGTGGGAGGCGCCAGCTTGGACGTTGATTTGTTTTGTGCTATTATTGGCTCGGCTGAGTAA
- the tilS gene encoding tRNA lysidine(34) synthetase TilS, with amino-acid sequence MHPLFKKIQTTVFQHHMIDAGDQLVAAVSGGADSMAMLHLLQRLRQPLDFKITVAHLNHSTRGADSDADADFVAETCEHLNIPVVVGRRNVPEETKQSGMSFQETARTLRSQFLESVRVKTGADKIALAHSADDQAETVLMNLLRGGGPRGLGGMRPVRGNLIRPLIDATRVEIESFLEQERLDCREDASNRDTRYLRNRIRHQLLPYLQKEFNPQILTNLRQTARILQWEEECLNREAEEWFERMGRVELPDHQVILDCEALLTLHPALRARLVRLAFEKGRGHLRRVTFDHILSVLELVENDKRGKIISLPGDWAAEREANSLKITKISEAKSSILMEDNPLSGEGLALRIPGTTPVASLGIWFEAEVKEGRQVDVRHPEPGQAFLDFDQTGNSLRVRFWRPGDRFQPLGMQGTRKLKDYFKDRKIPRAQRKGMTVLTTAADHIIWIVEGPISDRFKISPQTRNTLNIRVLK; translated from the coding sequence ATGCATCCCTTATTCAAAAAAATCCAAACTACAGTATTTCAGCATCACATGATCGATGCGGGCGACCAGCTTGTCGCCGCCGTGTCCGGGGGAGCGGACTCGATGGCGATGCTGCATCTCCTGCAGCGGTTGCGGCAACCCCTGGACTTCAAGATTACCGTGGCCCATCTCAATCACAGCACCCGCGGCGCAGACTCCGACGCTGATGCGGATTTTGTGGCGGAGACCTGTGAGCACCTGAACATCCCGGTTGTGGTGGGGCGGCGTAATGTTCCAGAGGAAACGAAGCAAAGCGGCATGTCGTTTCAGGAAACCGCCCGCACCCTGCGCTCGCAGTTTCTCGAATCGGTTCGCGTTAAAACCGGAGCCGATAAAATCGCGCTCGCGCACAGCGCCGACGATCAGGCCGAGACGGTGCTGATGAATCTGTTGCGTGGCGGCGGGCCACGCGGGCTGGGCGGCATGCGTCCGGTGCGCGGGAATCTCATTCGGCCGTTGATCGACGCCACCCGCGTCGAGATCGAGTCATTTCTCGAGCAGGAACGGTTGGATTGCCGCGAAGATGCCTCGAACCGGGACACCCGTTACCTGCGCAACCGTATCCGGCACCAGTTGCTGCCGTACCTGCAAAAAGAATTCAATCCGCAGATCCTGACCAATCTCAGGCAAACCGCGCGCATTCTGCAATGGGAGGAAGAGTGCCTGAACCGGGAAGCCGAGGAGTGGTTTGAGCGCATGGGGCGTGTCGAGCTGCCGGATCATCAGGTGATTCTGGACTGCGAGGCTCTGCTGACATTACACCCCGCCTTGCGGGCCCGGCTGGTGCGACTGGCTTTTGAAAAGGGCCGGGGCCACCTTCGGCGGGTCACGTTCGACCACATTCTGAGTGTGCTGGAGCTGGTCGAAAATGACAAGCGGGGAAAAATCATTTCTTTGCCCGGGGACTGGGCGGCGGAACGCGAGGCAAATTCCCTCAAGATAACTAAAATCTCCGAGGCAAAATCGAGCATCTTAATGGAAGACAACCCGCTGTCCGGAGAGGGCCTGGCGTTGCGCATTCCCGGCACGACGCCGGTTGCCTCGCTGGGCATCTGGTTTGAAGCCGAGGTGAAGGAAGGCCGGCAGGTGGATGTCCGGCATCCCGAACCGGGGCAGGCCTTTCTGGATTTCGATCAGACCGGGAATTCCCTCCGGGTCCGATTCTGGCGGCCGGGCGACCGGTTTCAGCCGTTGGGCATGCAGGGAACGCGGAAGCTCAAGGATTACTTCAAGGATCGGAAAATCCCCCGCGCTCAAAGAAAAGGGATGACCGTCTTGACAACGGCGGCCGATCATATTATCTGGATTGTGGAGGGGCCCATTTCGGATCGATTCAAAATCTCACCTCAGACCCGGAATACGTTGAATATAAGGGTTTTGAAATGA
- the folP gene encoding dihydropteroate synthase: MEDEFFSGPTRIMGIINLSANSFYKSSYAASETQALKTAERLIEDGADMLDIGAESTHPGAEPIPDEHEWKLLEPVVKALVREFPVSISVDTYKPYVARRVLDLGVHWINDIYGLRFAEMAETIARYPAGVIIMHMQGAPKTMQLDPQYIDCVEEVYDFLSKRIVEAEFAGIPADQILVDPGIGFGKTLRHNLELVSNLDRFQTLNKPVLLGVSRKAFIGKILDLPTEERMEGSLAAAVIGVMKGARVLRVHDVLETVRAIRIVEEIRKYQKE, translated from the coding sequence ATGGAAGATGAATTCTTTTCCGGCCCCACCCGGATCATGGGAATCATCAACCTGTCCGCCAATTCATTTTATAAATCCAGTTATGCCGCCAGTGAAACGCAGGCGCTCAAAACCGCCGAGCGTTTGATCGAGGACGGCGCGGACATGCTGGACATCGGCGCGGAATCGACGCACCCGGGGGCCGAGCCCATTCCAGATGAACACGAGTGGAAACTGTTGGAGCCGGTGGTGAAAGCGCTGGTCCGCGAGTTTCCGGTTTCCATTTCCGTGGACACCTATAAACCGTACGTGGCCAGGCGGGTGCTGGACCTCGGCGTGCACTGGATCAACGACATTTATGGATTGCGCTTTGCCGAAATGGCGGAGACCATCGCCCGCTACCCGGCGGGCGTGATCATCATGCACATGCAGGGCGCACCCAAGACCATGCAACTCGATCCGCAGTACATCGATTGCGTCGAAGAAGTGTACGACTTTCTAAGCAAACGCATCGTCGAGGCGGAGTTTGCGGGGATCCCGGCGGACCAGATTCTGGTCGATCCCGGCATTGGGTTCGGCAAGACGCTGCGTCACAACCTGGAACTGGTTTCCAATCTCGACCGGTTTCAGACGCTCAACAAGCCCGTGCTTTTGGGCGTGTCGCGCAAGGCATTTATTGGTAAAATCCTGGACTTGCCCACCGAGGAGCGCATGGAAGGCTCGCTGGCCGCGGCGGTGATCGGCGTGATGAAGGGCGCGCGCGTGCTGCGCGTGCATGATGTATTGGAAACCGTGCGGGCCATCCGCATCGTGGAAGAAATCCGCAAATACCAAAAGGAGTGA